In Perca fluviatilis chromosome 19, GENO_Pfluv_1.0, whole genome shotgun sequence, the genomic window GATGCATCACACATCCTGGGCTGCTCCAAAATCATCTTACTTGACTGTCTGCTGCACCATATCAGCAACGAGCTGCTACACCTGGCTGCCAGCGAGCCTTGCGGCCTCAGGGGGGCGCTCATCGACCTGTGTGTGGACACGGGGGAGCAGGGCTCCCTTTGTACTGTGGACCAAATAGCAGTAGATGCCACCCTGGTCCCGACCTTCCATGTAACCCTGGTACTGAGGCTCGAGTCGAGCGGGATGTGGCCAAAGTTTCAGAAGCTTTTTAAGGGTAGCAAGTCACGACAGACTTCTGAAAGGCACCGAAGCGCTCAGACGCTGAGTACGAGTTTCAGGGCTATCAAGAGGAAACTGTACTGTTCAGGGGAGCTGCTGATTGAGGAGTGCTGCTGACCAGGCGCTCCTGTCCCCGATTAGCTGAACTCAATGCCTAtacatgtaggctactgtgAAAGGAGGCTGGTGGGTTAAGCATGGTCTTTTTTTAAGACAATATCTTAGGGCTCCAAATGGCACTAAGAAGATGGTCCTGAACAAGCATGGACCTGTCTTTGTTCAACTTCATGGCAGCTACTCCCCTGGTTGCAGGTGACTCAACAGTAAAGACTCAAGTTTAAACATGGGTCAGTTTCTTTCCTATAAATGTAAAGTCACATCCGTAAGGGGATGGCTTACCATATGGATTTGATAGTCAAATATGACCTGCAACTTGTGTTATGTATTTTTCCAACAACCTAAAGTAcatgaacaaataaatatatatatatatttttttattaatttgctgTGACAGTTTTTGTTTCCAACTCCTAAGCAATCAATGAAAAAGCATATGAGTGTAAGTTTGTGTTTGTAGCCatgctgtctgtgtctgtagggATGGCAAGGTCAGTCTTTTGGGCCACTTTGGTCCagcttaaatatataataactaTTATGGACTGCCATAAAAGTAtattcccagaggatgaatcctaatgatctttggtgatcccttaacttttcGTCTAGTGCCATCTTCTGGTCAAAATATTTACCACAACTTTTGACaaacctgcaaaactaatgatattcagctgtactttgtattTAGCActtattagcaaatgttagcatatgGTAAACATTACACCTGCTTAATATCAGCATGTTAGAATTGTcactgttagcatgctgacgttagcacAGGTAAGTTACATTAGTACAGCCTCACTAAGACTCTTTGTCTTGTTTAAAAGAGACAATGCACTGGGCAACCATCTGACAAATTTAATTCAATGAAACTTTTATACAATTTTAGCATGTTAATTTAATAAATAtggtttacttttatttgtgcAACGATTTTCAATACTTATGATCCAACAGGCTACAAGCAAATCCACAAAATAACATAATTGATATTAACTCCAATAAACCCTGCACTGTTAAAAGTAAAATGAATATTTACATTGGTTAAGAACTATAAAAATTACACATGTTCCTTGTGAGTGGCTCAGTCATCTGTCTATGAGAAGGCCATGAGGTTTCTCAAAAATGTTTAAGGAAAACAAAAAGACTGGGACAGAGGAAGCTAATCTTAGCAGCTTTGTTTACCGTTCAAATAGACAACTATGCTCTTAGTTTCGACCGTGACGCCCAGCGGACTCTCACCATCCTGAAGACACTGGAGTAAGAAAATGTCAGCAGTCAACTCAAAGCTTCTCACAGTTTGACAGGAAGTCAATAACCACCAAGTTGTAATGAGGTTCCCTGACGAGGTCGCTGCCCACTGCATGTAAGGCATTTTTGATTCTCTTGGTGTGCTGCAGAAATATGTTCCAATTTGAGTGGGCTCCAACCGATTTCTTCTAATTAGATTCAAGTACCGACGAACCTGCGAAAGAACATAAGAATCAATGAGAGTTCTGCAGCTGTCACTCTACATGGGATGAACTCTTATTGGATATCTACAGTATACATGCGTAAACGGCCAAGAAACTTTtacacaaatattcattatcaCTTGTaactaagtaagtaaagttAATTTAcatagtaattaaaaaaaacacagttacaAAGTCCTTCACACACCCggaaaatataaatgaattaataaagtagaaaaaaaaaatacaatacaaaacacagaacacagagacagaccaaACAAGAGATCTATAAAAAGGCTTGCATATTGTGATGGGTTTGGAAGCTGCTTAAAACAGTCCAAAGATTCAGCAAATCTGATCTGAATTGGAGAAGATTATTCCAGAGGGTTGGGGCCAAAACAGTAAATGCACAATCATATTTAGTTTTGCGGTTGGAGCAGGGGATGGCTAAAAGGCAGAGATTTGAGGGTCGGAGTGGTCGAGAAGTAGAATAaagaacaaagagaaatgtagcTGGAGGCAAGTCTTGTAGTTAATTCTAATTTTACAGAGAGCCAATGGAGGGATGTAGGGTTAGATGCAGGGGTAATGTGGGACCAGCGGCTAGTTCCAGTAAGGAGCCCGGTAGCTGCATTTTAAACCAACTGTTAACACATTTAAAGCATCTTGACCGAGGCATGTTTGGAGAGAATTACAATAATCTAGACGAGGGGTCTTCAAGGTTTTTTTAAGCCACGGACCCCTTAAATgaaagagacggagcagggaccccctactactaatattgtaaaatattaagttgcatattaaactgggcctacaataaaagtgtagggcagcctaaagcctttatccatacctttttagtgcatagaatactaagctattaaaatatttgtcaacatgattttataaatcatcttttaatgttacacaAACATGTGGAACAGTGAATCCTTTgtatgaactgtatctgtggaaggcctttacctataggccagtaagcctatcaatcagtgtttttttctacaAAACAGGCtaaatttatatttgctaataattataaaataatttggaggcccccctgcagtgactctgggGACCCCTGTTAAAGATCTCTGATCTAGACAGTAGAAAACAAAAAGGTGTGAATTAATAGTTCAAGATTCATAGAAGACCAGATAGATTTGATTTTTTAAGTAACATGATAGTCAAAAGTAATATAATGGACAAAGATGATGACAAGATTCTTAGCAGTGGAATTAATATTTGAGTGGAATGAACCAATAAGCTCATAAATCAATTGCAGTGGCAAACTTATCAGttccatttaaaaataatttgttttatCAGGGCTTAATTAGAGGAAGTTAAGAGACATCCAATCATTTGGTGGTGGCCAAACAATCATGGAGGGAGGACAGCAAACATTTAAATAGCTATTTGTCAAATAAGAATGACACCAGTTTGAAGCTGTACTAGAAATTCCAACCCACTTATGCAACCTACCAAGTAAAATGGCATGATCGATAGCATCAAAGGAAGCGGTCAAATCGAGTAATAAAATATTCACCCTGTCTGCATGCATAAGAATGCGATTGGTCACTCTTGGTAATGCTGTCTCAGACAGTACTAGGATTGTGGTGAAGCCAGAGTGAAATTTATCAAAGATTGTATGACACTCAATAAACTTCAGGCGTGGTTCCATCAGGATTTCCCCCCCCCAGGACTTTGGATAAAAAGGGTAGCTTGGAGATTGGTCTATAATTCTTTAACTGGGCTGGGTCGACTTTTAAAATAGTGAGGTAAGGGCCCGGTTGTGAGAGTGTAGTTGATAATAGAGAGCAGGCTGAGACCTAAGACAGAAAGGACGGATTTTAGAAATGTTGTGGGAACTGTATCCCAGGGACGGCAGGAGGGACACAATGTGTAATGCTCAGTATCGGACGAACAGCTACAAGAAGAAATTGATCATACAGACAATTGTAGCCAATTAACTACTACTATTTCAAACTACACACTGTAGTGTTTTTCAAATCAttgaatattttcttttatttcctaCCTTACATGCAGCCATaggtttttgttcattttagtATTAAAACGAACATGCAGAGACTTTGCTGGAGACAGCTAATTCATCACGGTGACCCATCCGttgcctttatttattttatactgcaTCACATGGTAATGCAGTTGTTAACAGGACCTGATTTAAAAACTCTTCTTGTTAGTGCAGTAAAGTGCCCGTGGCAAACGCTGACATCTGAGACAACATAGCTGACTCTTAAATATCAGGTGTCAGTCCCTGCTTGCAACTGCATTACCATGTGTCAATAAGTTAACggacaaaaataaaactgactAAACACTTGCTGTAATGGATAACATATTAAAAGGAAcgcatttttattaaaaatgaatggaaacagcAGCCTGAAAAGTTTGTTTGTTATACTTTGGAAAACTGTCAACTGTAATGAAGAGGGATGTGTACATATAGTCTTCGCAGTTCATGTATTGTATACATTAGCAATTATACATTACATTGCAATGTGATGGTTGTGGGAACTTACCCATATGTGCGCAAGTGGTTTTTAGCCATCCATTATAACCTGAATCTCAGATAGTCTGGAACAGCTGGGAGTCCCCATTCTCTGTGCCCTTTGGTACAACTCAGAATCCCCAAAGTAACGAGCACGATACAGTAAGCCTTCCTCTGAAAGTACAAGAGTGTATTTCAGTATGCAAGGTCTCAATCAACTACTCTTTAAATATGACATATGTAAATTAATCCTTTGTAAGCTGTTGTAAGGAACTCAAAAAGGGATGTTATTTCAACACCAATTTTCGTCACCAATGAACTAAGAACACACCTAATTTAAAATCAAGGTGGCATACTTTACAGTTGCAGTACTGTAAAGTAGTAATAGTTAACTAActgattaattgagaaaataccTGGCAGATTAATCAATCAAAATAACTGTcatgtgcagccctagtgtaaACTTACTCTGCTGCTTCTCCTTCCAACAGTTGTTTCTGAGGTTGGAGATGTAGTCTTCTTCTACACTTCTCTCAACATTCTTCAGGTTATTCCCAGAATATTCTTCATTGAAACGTTCGCCCACATAGAAAAGCACCTTCAGATTTGATGTATGCCTTTTGTGAATATGTCCAGCAGACCTGATGTACATAGAAGACATAATAGAGTAAGGTAGATGAGACATTTTATACAACCTCAGAAAGCTCTCTGAGTGGTGCAACACTTACGAGCGGTAGCTAAGGCTATAGGGAGGCTGGGTGACCATCATCTGGCTAAGAGCAGAAACAATGATGAGGATTAGGATGGGCATCAGCTGGACAAACAGAGCTAGACCTCCCTGtccagagacaaaaaaaacaacttgatTGCAGTTTCTTTACAGGCCATACAGTGCATTAGCTGGTATCAAATTCAAGTGTGATTAAAGTATTACAGACAGGACTTAcatctctctgctgctctcgtctTTCTTGCCTATTATGGTGTGCAAAGTGCATTCTTCCATTTCTGTAAACGTGTACGTTGCCTGAAAacaatttaagaaaataaagatAGATGAAGATAACATAGCCATGTGAAACCAATGCCTATGATAATCACATTTTCAACCAGAGAGAAAGAATTATTTAGAAACTGTGTTTACAGGCAGAGTTTGATTTGTAACAAGGTTGGTCAAGCaatccaaaatgttatttggtTAGACTAATCTATTTTAAAGACTTTACCTTCGGTTTTAGCCGGTTCACTCCAAATACTGTAGACATTACATTATTGCAGTGCAATGGATTTAGTAATTATAGAGGAGATGAAAGGAAATCACTACtaagcagtgtgtattttcactCCATTGAACATCACATAGAGGCAAACAAAACAACTAGCTAAACACATTCATGCAACTGTGAATCTGATGAAAAAAAGGTCTTTCCATTTTTCTCACATTGTACAATATTAATGATAAGATAATGACACTATAAAGTTGTGCTTAGCCTGGCTTCCCATTGGGATCTGTGTTTTTATTGCTTGTGGAAGATGAAAAGCAAAGGCGAAGTCAAAAAATAAGGAGATTCACAAGGCTGAACAGCCAGTCggacagctctgattggctcagagAATGGTTGCTGTTAAGGGCTGAGAAGAGCCAACAGTATAGGTTTACTCCAAACATGAAAACCACACCACTCTTGGGCCTCCATAGCACTGCACCAAAGTACAAAATCATCATAAAtgacctcatcatcatcatcatcatctggcATCTACTTACTTGATGGGAAGCCTCCACCAAAGAACATGTTGAAGAGGTCCTCAGGTGAGATGTCTGCTTCAAAATCACGatggtgtctgtgtctgtttgtgtttgatcTCTCCTCTCCATACTGGTCATACTGCCTTCGTTTCTCAGTGTTACTCAGCACGGCATAGGCATTACCAATAGctgaaagacaaacacaaaaagCCCCCACAGATTTGCACTTAATGAACTTACATTTAAAACGTCCTCCAGAGAACAGCACTTGAAATTACTTTTAATTTACCTTTAAATGCCTCTGTGGCTCCAGGTGCGTGATTTTTATCTGGGTGAAATTTTAGAGCCAGCTTTCTGTAAGCCTTTTTAAGATCCTCTTCAGAGGCCGTCTTTTCAACCCCCAAAATTTGGTAATAATCTTTACAGCTCTTAATCCTGCAGTCAAAACAAAACACCCACCAGAGACAGTTAGCAGATTGCGAGGGAAAAAATGGACACAACATATAATTACATCCACTGAGATATTAATGTGACATCAAATACCTCATTAAGCTAACAGTAATGACAGAAACACTTTTTATTGTATGAGCAAACCAAATGATAATTCTGAGATTATTACATTTGATCTAGtaatttttacagtatttctgaGGATGCTGATTGCTCTCTCTAAACATAGGACAACTTCCGTCTTACAGTGAATGGTCGGCcagcaaaaagaaaatgagTAATCTGAATATATTGTGTGCAATCTGGCTTCATTTTGTGCAGTTAATTTTGCCACTTTGAAATATTCTCATTTCACTGATGGCACTACAACTCGTATTCAAAATCAATCCGTGCTTTTAGCTGCTTGGCAATCACACACTGGCAGTAATTATATTTTCCAGTTATATATTTATTCCCTACACCTAAATAGAACGAATTTACTGCAATATATAACCACAATGTCACATTACTGATTAATATCAGGGTACTGAGTAACACATGTAGTTTCTCTTAATTTGTTCAGCTCTACTGTGTCGTTGGTTGCGTAGTAACGTTATTactaaaacaaaagaacagaTTCACATGTGTACTGACTTTCTGACGGCATCCAGCTGATCTGCGGTGTAGGATTTAGCAGAGTCTGTGGCCCGCGGTGCGGACACATCAGGCTCCTCTCCGTGGCTGCGGTGCCTCATAGTGGGTCCGTCTCCGTTTACAGGTCTGCCATTCTCATCTGGAGGCTTTCCATTATGCGCTAACGACTCCAATAAGTCTGCAAAGAAAGTGAAGCCATATTATGCAAGGATGACACCTGAGTCTTGTTCATAATCAGATAATTCACTGACACAGTGAGCTAACGGTTAGCactgtaacgttagctgctaaCAAGAACGCCAATGCGAACTGCAAATAAGTAAGCACCCATATAAGACATTAAGTAACCAGCTATGTTGCAGATATCGCGGGTGGGAGctgaaaaaactacaaatacCAGTGTTGATTAGGAGCAGCTGGTGTAACGTTAAGGCggttatgctaacgttagcttatttGGTTTCAAAGCGATGGCCCACCACCCGAGATAAAAATCCCTGACGAAATAGACGTTTATTCGACGTACTTTCGGCATGATCTGTCGGAAATAGGCGCTGTGCCTTCTCTAGAAACTTCCTGGCTTTATCCGGCTGCTTGTTGTTGATCGCAATTAGGGCTATTTTAATGCACCGCTCCGCTTCGTCCTTGTTTGAGTCCATCGCGACACAGCGGAAATGTTTACTTGCCCTGAGAGGCGCATGGAAATGACGTGAGGCTATGTGGCTCGTTAATAAAAACGTCATAACAGTTGAATGGGACCGAAAGGGAACGCCAGCATGCACCCGGGcgaaaaaaacctttttaaaccaTAAAGGAAGTAAGTGGTGTtcattatatgtatttatatatatagtcGGAGGTCGTCGTCATTTCCCAGTTGAAATGTCCAACTTCTGTTGAACGCCGAAAAGCC contains:
- the dnajb12a gene encoding dnaJ homolog subfamily B member 12a isoform X3, which translates into the protein MRHRSHGEEPDVSAPRATDSAKSYTADQLDAVRKIKSCKDYYQILGVEKTASEEDLKKAYRKLALKFHPDKNHAPGATEAFKAIGNAYAVLSNTEKRRQYDQYGEERSNTNRHRHHRDFEADISPEDLFNMFFGGGFPSSNVHVYRNGRMHFAHHNRQERREQQRDGGLALFVQLMPILILIIVSALSQMMVTQPPYSLSYRSSAGHIHKRHTSNLKVLFYVGERFNEEYSGNNLKNVERSVEEDYISNLRNNCWKEKQQKEGLLYRARYFGDSELYQRAQRMGTPSCSRLSEIQVIMDG
- the LOC120547697 gene encoding DNA damage-inducible transcript 4 protein-like, which encodes MSFSCNNSLYGSFPPSPAEDRGSKRLSWGRLLQRMTELKGISQRQAAGHQGSNSETGSVADMSLSESDSSFFCYPLEETLAAEVVATITQSLNDASHILGCSKIILLDCLLHHISNELLHLAASEPCGLRGALIDLCVDTGEQGSLCTVDQIAVDATLVPTFHVTLVLRLESSGMWPKFQKLFKGSKSRQTSERHRSAQTLSTSFRAIKRKLYCSGELLIEECC
- the dnajb12a gene encoding dnaJ homolog subfamily B member 12a isoform X2 yields the protein MQQSAVTLQQRRDRKVAESVPLLWHNPSSISRFGFWYAAAALLVLINDLLESLAHNGKPPDENGRPVNGDGPTMRHRSHGEEPDVSAPRATDSAKSYTADQLDAVRKIKSCKDYYQILGVEKTASEEDLKKAYRKLALKFHPDKNHAPGATEAFKAIGNAYAVLSNTEKRRQYDQYGEERSNTNRHRHHRDFEADISPEDLFNMFFGGGFPSSNVHVYRNGRMHFAHHNRQERREQQRDGGLALFVQLMPILILIIVSALSQMMVTQPPYSLSYRSSAGHIHKRHTSNLKVLFYVGERFNEEYSGNNLKNVERSVEEDYISNLRNNCWKEKQQKEGLLYRARYFGDSELYQRAQRMGTPSCSRLSEIQVIMDG
- the dnajb12a gene encoding dnaJ homolog subfamily B member 12a isoform X1; the encoded protein is MDSNKDEAERCIKIALIAINNKQPDKARKFLEKAQRLFPTDHAENLLESLAHNGKPPDENGRPVNGDGPTMRHRSHGEEPDVSAPRATDSAKSYTADQLDAVRKIKSCKDYYQILGVEKTASEEDLKKAYRKLALKFHPDKNHAPGATEAFKAIGNAYAVLSNTEKRRQYDQYGEERSNTNRHRHHRDFEADISPEDLFNMFFGGGFPSSNVHVYRNGRMHFAHHNRQERREQQRDGGLALFVQLMPILILIIVSALSQMMVTQPPYSLSYRSSAGHIHKRHTSNLKVLFYVGERFNEEYSGNNLKNVERSVEEDYISNLRNNCWKEKQQKEGLLYRARYFGDSELYQRAQRMGTPSCSRLSEIQVIMDG